In the genome of Triticum urartu cultivar G1812 chromosome 5, Tu2.1, whole genome shotgun sequence, one region contains:
- the LOC125509547 gene encoding probable calcium-binding protein CML15, giving the protein MAIRNVTAATRSLDGDMTVDEFKEWLRRFDVDRDGRISRDELRCAMRTIRTRFSGYKSKRGIEYADADGDGYVDDGEVDGLIEYAQKSLGLRIVAY; this is encoded by the coding sequence ATGGCGATCAGGAACGTGACGGCGGCGACAAGGTCGCTGGACGGGGACATGACGGTGGACGAGTTCAAGGAGTGGCTCCGGCGGTTCGACGTGGACCGCGACGGCCGCATCAGCCGCGACGAGCTGCGGTGCGCGATGCGCACCATCCGGACGCGCTTCTCGGGGTACAAGAGCAAGCGCGGCATCGAGTATGCCGACGCCGACGGCGACGGCTACGTCGACGACGGCGAGGTGGACGGACTCATCGAGTACGCGCAGAAGAGCCTCGGGCTCAGGATCGTCGCCTACTAG